The region CCTTGGACATAATGCAGGTCATGTTGAAGATCTTCTAAAAGGGCATCGACATAAGCCTGCTGTGGCAACTCACCATTTTGACCATGGGAGTTGAAATCACAATATGGGCATTTTTGTACGCACCATGGTATATGGATGTATAGACTCAGAGGCGGTAGTGATAATTTTACTGATTGCATGATAGTTACTTGATAATCCCTTTGGCTTTCATGGCGTCCACAAGCAAAGTGAGCGCTAAACCACGATGACTTAATTGATTCTTCTGTTCGCTTGAAAGATTTGCTGCTGTGATATCAAACCCGTGCGGAACAAATATAGGGTCGTAGCCATGACCTTGTTCACCTTGAGGAGATAAAGCGATAGTGCCTTCCCAAGCTGCTTGGCAAACAATGGGAGTGGGATCTTTTGCATGACGCATATAAACCAAAACACATTGAAAGCGAGCTTTACGTTCAGTTTGACCGTTAAGAGCTGACAATAGTTTAAGATAGTTATCTTTCTCGCTCGCGCCTTCTCCGCCATAACGGGCTGAATATATGCCAGGTGCCCCTTGTAGTGCATCGACCTCTAATCCTGAGTCATCAGCAATGGCTGCTTTACCCGTTATCTCTGCTGCATGGCGTGCTTTAATGATGGCATTTTCGATAAAGGTTGTGCCTGTTTCAGCCACTTCCGGAACGTTAAATTGATTCTGCGGTAAAATTTCAATATCAAACTGGGCTAACATTTGATCAAATTCTTTAAGTTTACCTTTGTTGCCACTGGCTAAAACAATCTGTTGCATGGAATACCTTTTTGTATTGAATTGGGCGTAACACTGACGGCCAATTAGTGCTGTTAAAATAGCTGAAATAAGGCCATTTACAGCAAGTGAAATAGAGAAAGCGAATAACTAATGGCTTAATGATACCTGTGCACAGAATCGATAAACAGATTAAAAGTAAAAAACAGTGCTGCATTGGGCAATGTAGAAACAAAAAAGCTAAACCCTGAAGAGTTTAGCTTTTTTTAGGAGCAGTCTTTTAGTTTAAATAACTTGTTTTAGGTAGCCTAGTAGATTACTCAACATAGAACTTTTGCTTAAACTTTAATGAAGTATTTAGTTTGTTGCTGTGCTTTATCGTCAAATTAAAGTTAATCTCTTGATCATCGCGATAGGGTACTTGTGCGATGTAATAAATCGACTTACCTTCACGAATTTCTTTAAAGTCCAATGTCATTCTTGCATCAAGTAAGTTATTTGCCACGCCAGAAATATCAACAGCGACTGCAGGGTTACCTTCTTGACTCGTATCTAAAACGGCAATATTGACAATACCATTATAATTACTGCGCTCAATACCGTACGTCTTGGCAATAGCGGGTGTGATAAAGGTGCTGCTTAACGCCATATAATGAATATCATAATTACCGACCTTTTGTTTTTGTTCTGCCTGAACGGTCGTTAGGGTACTCATTAAAATAATAAAACTACATATAAGGGTGCGAAACATAATCTAAATCCTTGATCTTCTCAGTGTAAGTGACATTTAACATTCGATAATCACGTTCATTATCAGTGTCAGTTTACTGAAGAGTTGATTCACTAATAGAGTGTATCGCTAAGTATAGAGAATTTTGAGTTAAATCACCCGTTATCAAGCAAGTTAATAACGGCTTTATGTAACGATATATGATGTGAATAGCTTGATTTTTTGGTGATTATTAAGTCATCAAAGCTGAAATTTCGCTAGGAATAATGGTCGGTGATACTACCTTAACGTGTTTATGTCTGCCTTGTAGCCCTTTAAGCACTTCAATATTTGCTTTAGGAACTTTAAAAGCCTTAGCAAGGTATTTGACTAAATGCAGATTGGCTTTACCGTCAATTGGCGGCGCTGTAATGGCTATCTTTAATTCATCGCCATGCAAACCAATAATCTTATCGCGACTGGCTTTTGGTTGAATATAAAGATTCAGCAACAGATCTTGCTGTTGCTGAATAATGGCAGGCATCTAATTTGCTCGTTATTTATAGGCTAGGTATGTATAGATCACGTATTTACAGAATAAGTTTTTATACCAGAGTCCAAAACGGAATGTATTGCGCTAATAAAATATTGAGAAAGTTCATGCCTATTAGTACCAACATCACTGATAAATCCAGACCACCCATAGGAGGTAATATTCTACGTATCGGACGCAGGAATGGCTCAGTGAGTTGATCTAACACCATGACAATAGGGTTGTGACCTTGGTTAAACCAACTCAACAGTGCGCGAAGGATAAGTACCATGAAAAGTAAAAAACCAGCTTCTTTTAACACTGAAACTAAAGAGAACAGACCTAAAACTAATGGGTCAAATTGTCCATTGGGGGTGATTGCCGTCAAGATTGAGAACTTGATTAACACTACAAGGAAAGCCAATACGATTGAGGCCGTATCCACACTGCCCATCGAAGGTAAAACTCGACGCATTGGCGCGATAATAGGTTGAGTCGCCTTGATAACAAATTGGCTGAATGGATTATAAAAATCAGCTCTTGCTAATTGAAGCCAAAAACGCAGTAAAACAACCATGAGGTAAAGACCAAAAACGGTATCGATTAAGAAATATAATGCATTCATTTAGTTTGCCTTGTTGGTCAAAAATTATCGTATTGTCTGAATGTGAAAATAGTACAAGTGAAAATAGTACATTCGAAAATAGTAAAGAACGAGTTTAAAGCAGTAATCTTACTTATTACTTAAAGTAGACTCGTTCAGGGTATTTTCCATTAAATATTGTCTGTTTAAAATGTTTTTGCCATTTCTTCTGCTCGTTTTATGCAGTTTGTCATAGCTTGGTCGACTAAACCGCGTAAATCACCTTGCTCAAGGGTCTCAACTGCTTGAGCCGTTGTGCCACCTTTTGAGGTGACATTGTTTCTTAATTCAGCTAATGAAAGTTGCGGGTTTTGAATAACCATTTGAGCCGCCCCTAAAGCGGCTTGTTGAGCTAGCGCCCTTGCTGTTTGCTCATCCATACCTGTTTTAACACCATGGGCAATCATTGACTCAATAAATAAGAAAAAGTATGCAGGTGAACTGCCTGCTAAAGCAATGACTTGGTTGAGTTCATCTTCAGTATTAACCCAGACAATTTCACCGCCGCTTTTCATCAAGGTTTCACAGATTTGCTTATGGTCTGCTGAAATTGAATCATCTGCGTATATGCCAGTCATACCCACACCAATTTGAGTCGGTGTATTTGGCATGGTACGAATAAGCTTTATTGGCTGTTTGAAAAACGCTTGATATCGCGCCACTGGAATACCTGCAGCGATAGTGATTAATAACTTATCAGATAAATCTAAGTGACTTAATTGCTCACATACTGTTTGCATTAGCTGAGGTTTAACACTCAGGACGATGACATCAGCGTCATTTGCGGCAGCAATATTATCGTGTGAAATGCCAATATTAAAATCAGATTTTAACGCATCTAATTTCCCAACACTTGGATTGGTAGCATGAACTAAATGAGTTGGGTAACCATGGGCTACTAAACCACTGATAATAGAACGAGGCATATTGCCTGCACCGATGAAACATACTTTTGCTTGAGTCATTTTATGGGTCACTTTTATTTTTGCCCATCAATTTATTAATGCAGGCAGATATGTAGGGGGCTTTTTAGTTTGTTTATTAAAAATCTATTACTTCTAACTATTAATATTTGGGCTCTTTGGTCACTTTACAAGTAAGCCTATACAAGTAAACCTAGATATATCTTGGTTAATCTAGGTTAATTCAAGCTAAAATCATAATGATTATTATTACAGTCGATGTGCAGGTTACTAGTACTTTGATAATCAATAGAGTCGTTGTGAATAGAATAGATTATGGATAATCACGAGCGCCAAAGATAGCCGTACCAATCCTTACCATGGTCGAACCATGCTCAATGGCAACACTAAGATCATTACTCATGCCCATGGAGAGTGTATCCATTTGTGGATAATCACTTTGTAATAGCAAGTAAAGACGCTGTAACTTAGCGAATTCAGCCTGTTGAATCGTAATATCAGTTGTGGCGGTTGGTATTGCCATTAAGCCCCTCAGGTTTAAATTTGGCAAAGCCGATATTGTTTTAGCTATTGCTGCCACTTCATCAACCAAAGCCCCTGATTTTGATACTTCCTCACTAATATTCACTTGAATACACACTTGTAGAGGTTGTTTATCTGATGGCCTTTGTTCATTTAAACGTTTGGCAATTTTGTCTCGACTGAGAGTGTGCATCCAATCAAAGTGTTCTGCAATGATGCGTGACTTGTTTGACTGTAATGGGCCAATGAAGTGCCATTCAATATCAGAATAGTGTTCTTTTAATGAAAGAACTTTTTCTTCACCTTCTTGCACGTAATTTTCACCAAAGCAGCGCTGTCCAGCCTGATATGCCTCAATCATGGCAGATATAGGTTTGGTTTTGCTTACTGCAAGTAAGGTTATTTCATCACTGTTACGTGAGCAATTATGCGCCGCTTGTGCAATTTGGCTCTGGGCGATTGATATTCGGTCTGCTATTGTTGTCATATTGTTTTTATTTGTTTAATTGGATGTCATTAACCATGGAAATAACTGAGTTACTTGCCTTTAGTGTAAAACATAAAGCATCGGATCTACACCTTTCAGCAGGTGTTTCTCCAATGATTCGAGTTGATGGTGAAGTTAGAAAAATTAATTTACCCGCGTTAGATCACCAAGCTGTTCATGGTTTGGTCTATGACATCATGAATGATAAGCAGCGTAAGGACTACGAAGAACATCTAGAAATCGATTTCTCGTTTGAAGTGCCTAATCTAGCTCGATTCCGTGTGAATGCTTTTAACCAATCACGTGGTGCCGGTGCTGTTTTTCGTACAATTCCAAGTGATATCTTATCACTTGAGCAATTAGGTGCCCCTGAAATATTCAAAAAGATTTCTAGCTTTCCCCGTGGTTTAGTTCTAGTAACAGGTCCTACGGGTTCAGGTAAGTCGACCACATTAGCAGCCATGGTTGATTATATTAATAACGAACGCCATGACCATATTCTCACCATTGAAGACCCAATAGAATTCGTCCATCAAAATAAACAATGTCTGGTCAACCAACGTGAAGTACATAAGCATACTCACAGTTTCGATGCTGCACTTCGAAGTGCGTTACGTGAAGATCCCGACGTTATTCTTGTTGGTGAAATGCGTGACCTTGAGACTATTCGTCTTGCAATGACAGCGGCAGAAACAGGTCACTTAGTATTTGGTACCTTGCATACCACCTCAGCGGCTAAAACTGTTGACCGTATCGTCGATGTATTCCCAGCTGGTGAAAAAGACATGGTTCGCACCATGTTATCTGAATCTTTACAGGCTGTTATTTCACAGACCTTGATTAAAAAGGTGGGCGGCGGCCGAGTTGCAGCACATGAAATTATGATGGGAACACCGGCTATTCGTAACCTTATTCGTGAAGATAAAGTCGCGCAAATGTATTCAGCTATTCAAACCGGTATGTCACATGGCATGCAAACCCTTGAACAGTGCCTACAGAATCTAGTCAATCGCGGGCTTATTAGTCGTGATGATGCAATGTCAAAAAGCTCAAATAAACAAGCTAACTTTTAAAGGAAAGTAAGATGGATGTTCGTCCTTTTTTAAAGGTAATGGTTGAGCGTAAAGCATCAGATTTATTTGTCACCGCAGGTTTTCCACCTAGTGCCAAAATCGATGGTGAACTTCGTCCGTTGTCAGACAATAATTTTAGCCCTGAGCAATCGTTAGAGTTTGTTGAGTCATTGATGACTGACGTTCAAAAGCAAGAATTTCACGAATCCCGTGAATGTAACTTTGCTTTTGCTGCAAAAGAGCTTGGCCGATTTCGTGTCAGTGCCTTTTGGCAGCGCGAATCTCCGGGTTGTGTTATGCGCCGCATTGAAACCAAAATACCTGAAGTTGATGACTTAAAACTGCCGCCTATCCTTAAAGATTTGGTGATGAGTAAACGTGGTTTAATCATCATGGTTGGTGGTACCGGTACCGGTAAATCAACCTCATTAGCATCACTAGTCGGTTATCGAAATGCCCATGCCCGTGGCCATATTCTCACGATTGAAGATCCTGTGGAATTTGTTCATGATCATCGCAAGAGTATTATTACTCAGCGGGAAGTCGGCATTGATACCGATTCGTTTGATGCAGCACTAAAAAGTTCATTACGTCAGGCGCCTGATGTTATCTTGATTGGTGAGATCCGTACTCAAGAGACCATGGAGTTTGCATTGTCGTTCGCTGAAACGGGTCACTTATGTATGGCAACATTGCATGCTAACAACGCTAACCAAGCATTAGACCGTATTATGCATCTTGTTCCAGAAAGTAAGCATAACCAGTTATTGTTCGATTTATCGTTAAACCTTCGCGGTATTGTGGCGCAGCAACTGGTGCCTAAATCCGATGGTTCAGGTCGACGAGCTGCCATTGAAGTGTTAATTAATACCCCACGTATCGCCAGTTTGATTGCCAAAAATGAACTGCATTTACTCAAAGAAACAATGGGTAAATCACGAGAGCAGGGCATGCAGACTTTTGACCAAGCATTATTAGATTTATACGTTGAAAAAGAGATTAGCTACGCTGATGCATTGCATCATGCTGACTCGCCAAATGACTTACGCTTGATGATTAAATTACAAAATAATGATGCTAATTCATCTGGCATGATGGATGGTGTCACTTTAGATATGGATTAACTTTAGTTAATGTAACCTGTTTACTACAGTGGGTTAAATTAATATTAACTAGCTCGTAACAATTGGTGGGAGGCCAAAGCAAAAGCTTTGGCTTTTCTATTTTTAACCAAATGCTTACCATCGCAGTTCTGATAGTTTGCTATAATTTAAGACCAACTACCTTTCCCCTAGGAATATCATGTTTTCTTTTAATAAAACGTTAATAGCAACATCGCTAATAACGGCCATTTCAGCTATGTCTTTTTCGGCCAATGCCGTAAGTGTCAGTGATGAGCTCGATATTGGGGGGGCGGTAAGAGTTAATTACGGTTGGCAAGATTACAATGACGATGGCGGCACCCTTGAGTTTGAATTATTCAGAGTAGATGTAAATTACAAATCTGAAAGTGGATTATTCGCTTCAGCCCAATATCGCTGGTACGAATATATGGATGTGGTTCACCATGCCTACATGGGATACCAGTTTGATGAAAATCAAAAAGTCCAAGTCGGTGTTACACAAGTGCCATTTGGCATCATGCCTTATGCATCGCATTCTTTTTGGTTTGGTGCGACATATTACTTGGGTTTAGAAGATGATTACGGTGCAGGTATTCATTACCAATATGAAGGAAATGGCTGGCGTTACGATGCCGCTTACTTTGCCAATGATGAATATGGTGATGGTAGCCGCTTCGATCGTTATTCATTTGATGTGGGTACCACGGAAGATTCACCCTATGAAGAAGCTGGGCAGTTAAACCTGCGAATTGAAAAAAGCTTTGGTGAAGAATTTAAGAGTAAAATTGGTGCATCATTTCAATATGCCAACTTAGATTACAAGCCTGAAGGCTTTGAGAATGCTGTAGAAGGCGAAGATACTACCAGTGTTACCGCTGGCGTACATTGGCAGTTAGATTGGCAACAATGGCAATTACAAACCCAATATATTCATTATGATTATGATCTAGAAAATTCAAATCGTATTACTTTAGCCGCATTTGCCGCGCCATTTGAAATAGCTGCTAAAGCTGATGTTGTAACGTTAAACGTATCTCGTCAATTTGATGTTGATTGGGGACCAGTTAGTCAGTTGAATTGTTATAACGATTACAGTCATGTGATGGCTTCAGGTGATGGCCTGGATGACTCAATCCAAAACGTCACCGGTTGTATGGTTACAGCAGGAAAATTCTATACCTACCTTGATTGGATTGCAGGCAAAAATATGTGGTTTGCTGGTGGAGAAGGCATCGGTATTGATAACGGTAATACTGATTGGCATTCTAGAATGAATATCAATGTTGGCTTTTATTTCTAAAAAAGCTATCGCAGGTTGATCTAATTAGTATTAATCAGCGTATTCTCACTCGTGGCCAATAGAATTAAAACTAGATTAATACTAGATTAAATAATATTTAGCCACGAGTATGAATAACTAGAACTGATACTTACTTTTAGAAACATGTTAGAAAGGAATCAAAAATGAACAAGCTTATATTATCTGCAGGCCTAATTGGATTAACTGTTAGTGCATTTTCAAGCAGTGCTTTAGCAAATAGTTGCCCAGAATATCTTGATGTAGAAGCTAGAAAGCTCCATTCAGAAGAAACTGTAGATTTATGCGAGCTAACTGCGGGTAAGCCAGTATTAATTGTTAATACTGCCAGTAACTGTGGCTTTACACCACAATTCAAAGCGCTTGAATCATTACATCAACAATATAAAGACGACTTAGTGGTTATCGGTTTTCCATCTGATGATTTCTTTCAAGAAGAAGATGACGAAGCAAAAACAGCAGATGTCTGTTTCTTAAATTATGGTGTGACCTTCACCATGGTGTCTACTTCACCCGTTAGAGGCAGTGATGCCAACTCGGTATTTTCTTATTTAGGTGAGAAAACTGCAGCACCTAAATGGAATTTTTACAAATACTTAGTGACTGCTGACGGTGAAACTGTGCAGCAATTCAACTCTCGAGTAAAACCGGATAGCGAAGAACTGAAAAAAGCGATAGAGTCTATTCTATAAATGTAATATTGCTATAAAGCATAAGCTTGCAATAGATTCGTGCTGATAACAGCCGACTTGATGACGTTACTTACTTAGAATCTTCTGAGTAAAAGCATCATCATTTTTCACTTTTTCGGAGACAGCTTTGTATAAATTTTCTGGTTTAAGTAAAGAAGACGGTCATAAAAGTCGCGGTAAAACTGGCGTGCTTTTAATGAACTTGGGTACACCTGACGAACCAACCCCTTCCGCTGTACGACGTTATTTAGCTGAGTTCTTAGCTGATGGTCGAGTGGTAGAGATCCCTAAGCTGATATGGATGCTAATTTTACATGGGATCATTCTTAGAGTTCGCCCTGCAAAATCAGCAGCATTGTACAAAGAAGTTTGGACTAAAGATGGTTCGCCATTAATGGACATCAGTCTTCGCCAGCAAGCTAAGCTAGATGCCTTGTTTAAAGAACACGATGTTGATGCCTCTGTGCATTTATCGATGCGTTATGGTAACCCTTCAACACCGAGTGTTTTGCAAAAAATGCATAAAGACGGTATCGATAAAATTATCGTTCTGCCGCTATATCCTCAGTATGCTGCGCCAACTACGGGGTCAGCTTTTGATTCAATAGCGAAAGAATTATGTAAGTGGCGTTATATCCCAGCACTGCATTTTATTAATACTTACCACGACGAACCTGATTTTATTGATGCGATAGCTAATTCAATTCAAGCAGACTTTGATGCCAATGGTAAACCTGAAAAATTGGTACTGTCATATCACGGTATGCCAGAGCGTAATCTGCACTTGGGCGATCCGTATTATTGCTTCTGCGTTAAAAGTACTCGCCTTGTGGTTGAGAAATTGGGCCTGTCAGAAGATGAGTATGTGATGACATTCCAATCTCGCTTTGGCAAAGCTAAATGGTTGCAACCATATACTGATGCCACAATGGAATCGCTAGCTAGTGAAGGTATTACTGATATTGCCGTTATATGCCCGGCATTTAGTGCCGATTGCTTAGAAACATTAGAAGAGATTAAAGGTGAGAACCGCGAAGTATTTGAACATGCTGGTGGTAAAAAATTCCGTTATATCGAATGTTTGAATGATAACGATGACCACATCAACATGATGGCGAATCTCGTTAAACCTTACTTATAATGATTAGTGTATAACTGTTATTAAACTCATCGTTTATTAAAATATCCGTTAATCTAGTAAATAAAAAGGAGCTGGTTAGGCTCCTTTTCTATTTCCTATTTAACAGCCTATGTCTAGATGCTGTTGCCTAGCATTTTATGAAAATTGGTTTTCAAAATAGCTTTCGATAATAAGGACTGCAGAGACTGCATCAACTTGACCTTTTGTTAGCTTTTTAAAACCACCTAGTTCAAATAGTCTGGCTTTAGCATCGGCAGTTGTTAGCCTTTCATCTTGCGTAGCGACCTTAACGCCAAAGCGTCCACTTATTCGATTAGCAAACTTTCGAGCGCGCTGAGTCATTTCTTGTTCGGTTCCATCCATATTTAATGGAAGACCTACAACAACTAAGTCGGGTTGCCATTCTTTGATTAATGATTCGATTTCTTCCCACTTCGGAATACCATCATTCGCTTTAATCGCGCCTATTGGAGTCGCGCTTGCTGTAATTTCTTGCCCAACAGCTGCACCGATACTCTTGGTGCCGAAATCAAATCCCAGAACTGTTTTAGATTGCATTATAAACTCAGTTAATTTTTAGAATAGATGCATAAGCTGTTATGTAAACAGCTAAACAATATTAATAATTTGGTGAATCTTAGACCTGTGAATAATAGACTTTTGAGTGAAGAAAGGTAGATTATGAATGACCTACTTGAGATGATATTTGCCAAATGTCAAAGCCTAACTGTTTAGTCGCTTCTGTCCAAAGCTGTTCAATATCTTGATTAAATACCAATTCAGGTGTGGCTTCGATGGTGAGCCAAGTATTTTCAGCAAGCTCATCTTCTAATTGATCCTTACTCCAACCTGCGTAGCCTAGAGCAACTTTAAACTGTTTTGGAGAATCTTTACCGCCTAAAGAATTAAGTACGTCCCTTGAGGTTGTTAACATACAAAACTCACTCACTGACTCACTATTAACCCAATCTTGCTGAGGAGTATGCAGTACAAAGCCTCTATCGGTATCCACTGGTCCACCCAAAAGTACTGACTCTTCTAATTCAAGACTTAATTCCGTTTTATTGGCTAAACCAATTTGTTCTAAAAGCTCATCAATAACGATGTTGGTAGAGCGATTGATCATGACACCCATGGCGCCTTTTTCGTTATGTTCACAGATATAAATAACTGAACGCTCAAAAAAAGAGTCATCTAAAGACGGCATAGCAATTAACAGATGACCTTGTAAACTATCCATTGTTTATCCTTTTATTAAAGCATTACTGAGATTTAAATGATCAATCGGCTTTATTGAAACGTAAATTCATTATGTAGTCAGAGGCAATGGTTAACCACCTGCTAATTTTACTGTGTAATTCATTTTTTCTAACAATAACTTAATTTTTTCGCGGTCATCAGTCTGCACTTCTATAGCGAAATCTTTTACAGTCCCACCACATCCGCATTGCTTTTTAAGCTTTTGCGCTAATACTTTTAACTCTTTTTCATTAAGCCCAAGCCCTTTTAAAACGCTTACGCCTTTGCCTTTACGGCCTTTGCTGTCTTTATGTATTCTAACAATACCATCACCTTCGGGGATTTCAGCAGTCGCCTTTGGTTGATCAATTTTGCCACCATCGGTGCTGTATACTAAAGAAACATTAGGATCGATTCGCATAGAAATAGTCATATTTATCAAAAATTGGAAGTATAAACAGTTTAGCAAACTAACTCTATTGGCTAAAGGGAACAGGGGTAACAAGATAAAAATACTCTTTTTGCTTATATTACTGATTCTTGAGTTAGATGATGCTTTTAGTTAGAGGATGAATAAACACAGCTAGTTACTATAAATAGTTGATGATTAGAGGTTTGCTATGTAAGCTATTTATTAACCTACTTAAATCTTTAGATTTACTATTTTAAATAGAAACAGCCTGTTGGCTTGTTATTCGGAGTTATTATGAAAAAGTTATTCGTGGCCGTTGCAGTTATAGCATTAAGTGCCTGTAGCTCGTTAAAAACCAATAGTGATTACGATCCTGCTGTTTCGTTTGATCAATATAAAACCTATTCATGGGTAGAAAAGAAAAACGAAGATACAAGTTATCACTTAGATGGTCTGATGGATCAACGTGTTAGAGAGGCTGTTAATTCTCAACTTGGTATGAAAGGTTTATCTAAAGCACCTGTTGCTGAGGCAGACCTGCTAGTTAATTACTTAACCAAAGTAGACAAAAAAATTAATGTCGATACTTTCAATACTAGCTATGGCTACTATCCATACTATGGCCGCCGTGGCGGTTGGGGTGGAGCTGGTATGAACACTCAAACCACAGTGCGTGAATATGAAGTGGGTACGCTGATTATTGATTTAGTGGATAACAAAACCGGTAATCTAGTATGGCGCGGCAGTGTGGCTGACACTATCCGTAATAAAAATACCCCCGAAGAGCGGGTTCAAATAGTGAACGACGCAATTTCAAAAGTAATGGTTAACTTTCCACCAAAGCCTGAAGTAAAGTAGCTTTAAATTTAAATGATAAAAATCAGTATCTTGATAGATACTGATTTTGTTTTTTTTATTTAACCGCTATTTTAATGAAAAAGTTTTTGAATTAATTTCTTCATATTTTTCCAATATCTCTATTTTCAACCGCTAAAATTTATTGTTTTAAAAACCTTTCACTTACTCTCTTAGCTTTGTTAAAATTAACAGCCTTGGGTTTAGGTTGTTCTGGCATTTGAGAACGGTTCATTAGTCGGTTTTTAATTTATTATTTCGCAAGCAGTTTATGAATGTAAATCTGACTAAAAATCAGTCTTTGAAAGACTTGCATCTTGGTGTGATTTTTTATTTTTCACTTTAACTAAGGGTGTTTACAACATTAATTTAATTTAATTTTCAATAGAGACTTTTGCTGGCTAGTAATTTCATAAATTATGTTAAATTAGGCTATAGATAGTTTTTTTATGCTATAAGAACTGCGGTTGATTTTTGAACTAAACTGATTCGGAACTTGTCAAGGTTT is a window of Shewanella donghaensis DNA encoding:
- the ruvX gene encoding Holliday junction resolvase RuvX, translated to MQSKTVLGFDFGTKSIGAAVGQEITASATPIGAIKANDGIPKWEEIESLIKEWQPDLVVVGLPLNMDGTEQEMTQRARKFANRISGRFGVKVATQDERLTTADAKARLFELGGFKKLTKGQVDAVSAVLIIESYFENQFS
- a CDS encoding YqgE/AlgH family protein, which translates into the protein MDSLQGHLLIAMPSLDDSFFERSVIYICEHNEKGAMGVMINRSTNIVIDELLEQIGLANKTELSLELEESVLLGGPVDTDRGFVLHTPQQDWVNSESVSEFCMLTTSRDVLNSLGGKDSPKQFKVALGYAGWSKDQLEDELAENTWLTIEATPELVFNQDIEQLWTEATKQLGFDIWQISSQVGHS
- the yciH gene encoding stress response translation initiation inhibitor YciH, giving the protein MRIDPNVSLVYSTDGGKIDQPKATAEIPEGDGIVRIHKDSKGRKGKGVSVLKGLGLNEKELKVLAQKLKKQCGCGGTVKDFAIEVQTDDREKIKLLLEKMNYTVKLAGG
- a CDS encoding DUF4136 domain-containing protein; the encoded protein is MKKLFVAVAVIALSACSSLKTNSDYDPAVSFDQYKTYSWVEKKNEDTSYHLDGLMDQRVREAVNSQLGMKGLSKAPVAEADLLVNYLTKVDKKINVDTFNTSYGYYPYYGRRGGWGGAGMNTQTTVREYEVGTLIIDLVDNKTGNLVWRGSVADTIRNKNTPEERVQIVNDAISKVMVNFPPKPEVK